Proteins found in one Coffea eugenioides isolate CCC68of chromosome 5, Ceug_1.0, whole genome shotgun sequence genomic segment:
- the LOC113771790 gene encoding trans-resveratrol di-O-methyltransferase-like, giving the protein MEKADNLGELLEAQTHVWNAMFHFKKSACVKCAVELGIPDVISNHGKPITLSDLISVLPIHPSKSAHIFRLMRFLANSGFFVEDPQGYTLTSAGRLLLKDEPFNVRAFIFLSCDPALLKPWNFLTEWFQNDDPSPFDTAYGNNLWHYNAQEVRIGNMFNEAMASDNQLSVEVLMTKCKSVFEGMTTLADVGGGTGKVARAIAQNFPGIKCTVYDLPHVVANQGGAENLEFLAGDMFQSVPRTNAILLKWILHDWNDEECIQILRKCKETIPSKENGGKVIIIDMVLSDQQKGADDHEAIETQLFLDMLMMVLVTGKERNEREWAKLFSEAGFNDYKITPVPGLRSLIEVYY; this is encoded by the exons atggaaaaagcTGACAATTTAGGTGAGCTTCTTGAAGCTCAAACTCATGTGTGGAATGCAATGTTCCATTTCAAGAAATCTGCATGTGTAAAATGCGCAGTTGAGTTGGGAATCCCAGATGTGATCAGTAATCATGGGAAGCCCATCACACTTTCTGACCTGATTTCTGTCCTCCCAATCCACCCTTCTAAATCTGCCCACATTTTTCGCTTAATGCGATTCTTGGCTAACTCTGGATTCTTTGTTGAAGACCCTCAAGGCTATACACTCACCTCTGCAGGCCGGCTTCTTTTGAAAGATGAGCCATTCAATGTTCGGgcatttatttttctatcatgTGATCCTGCCTTGTTGAAGCCCTGGAATTTCTTGACCGAGTGGTTCCAGAATGATGATCCCTCTCCATTTGATACCGCATATGGGAATAATTTGTGGCATTACAATGCTCAAGAAGTTCGAATTGGAAACATGTTTAATGAGGCCATGGCTAGTGATAATCAGTTGTCGGTAGAAGTGCTGATGACCAAATGCAAGTCTGTGTTTGAAGGCATGACAACTCTTGCTGATGTTGGGGGTGGCACAGGCAAAGTTGCTAGGGCCATTGCCCAAAACTTTCCTGGCATAAAATGTACTGTATATGATCTCCCACACGTCGTTGCTAATCAAGGAGGAGCTGAGAACTTGGAATTTTTAGCTGGAGATATGTTTCAAAGTGTACCCCGTACTAATGCAATCTTGCTGAAG TGGATATTGCACGATTGGAATGATGAGGAATGTATACAAATACTTAGGAAATGCAAAGAAACAATTCCTAGCAAGGAAAATGGAGGGAAGGTGATAATCATAGACATGGTACTGAGTGACCAGCAAAAAGGAGCTGATGATCATGAGGCAATTGAAACTCAACTTTTCCTTGATATGCTGATGATGGTCCTTGTCAcagggaaagaaagaaatgagAGAGAGTGGGCAAAACTCTTTTCTGAGGCAGGATTCAATGATTATAAGATAACTCCAGTACCGGGCTTGAGATCCCTTATCGAGGTTTATTATTAG
- the LOC113771789 gene encoding tabersonine 16-O-methyltransferase-like, with the protein MERVENLTELLAAQNHVGNQMLNFRKSASLKCVIELGIPDAINQHGKPITLSQLVSALPINPSKASHIYRLMRFLSKAGFFVLQDQGYALTAAGRLLLKDEPFNLRALIFFMSDPVLVKPWNSLTEWFRNDDPSPFDTAHGKNFGAYAAEEPNFANLFNEAMANGSTLIGQVMMTHCKFVFDGLTSLVDVGGGTGAVARAIAQNFPNMECVVCDLPHVIAGQEGTENLDFVAGDMLEKVPAADAILLKGILHDWSDEDCAKILKNCKEAIPGRDKGGKVIIIDMILESQMKDEESVETQVGMDMLMLMCYGAKERTEKEWAKLFEDAGFSDYKVLPVLGVRCLIEVEYGYENGEIAFKDGALIAADAIRHATGVFLDQVSVGMLALQQEYNVG; encoded by the exons ATGGAAAGAGTGGAGAATCTTACTGAGCTTCTTGCAGCTCAAAATCATGTAGGCAACCAAATGCTCAACTTCAGAAAGTCCGCGTCTCTAAAATGTGTAATTGAACTGGGAATCCCAGATGCCATCAATCAACATGGGAAGCCTATCACACTTTCTCAGTTGGTTTCTGCCCTTCCAATTAACCCTTCCAAAGCTAGCCACATCTATCGCTTGATGCGATTCTTATCAAAGGCCGGCTTCTTTGTTCTACAAGATCAAGGCTATGCGCTCACAGCTGCAGGCCGTCTTCTTTTAAAAGACGAGCCTTTCAATTTAAGGGCACTTATCTTTTTTATGAGCGACCCTGTTTTAGTGAAGCCCTGGAATTCTTTGACTGAGTGGTTCAGGAATGATGATCCCTCTCCATTTGATACGGCGCATGGGAAAAACTTCGGGGCTTATGCTGCTGAAGAGCCAAATTTTGCAAACCTCTTCAATGAAGCCATGGCCAATGGTTCTACTTTAATCGGTCAGGTGATGATGACCCACTGCAAGTTTGTGTTTGATGGCTTGACATCTTTAGTGGATGTTGGGGGTGGCACAGGGGCAGTTGCTAGGGCCATTGCCCAAAATTTCCCCAACATGGAGTGTGTTGTGTGTGATCTCCCACACGTGATTGCCGGCCAAGAGGGAACTGAGAACTTGGACTTTGTTGCAGGAGATATGCTAGAGAAGGTACCTGCTGCTGATGCAATCTTGCTCAAG GGGATTCTCCATGACTGGAGTGATGAAGATTGTGCGAAGATTCTCAAGAACTGCAAAGAGGCTATTCCAGGGAGAGACAAAGGGGGAAAAGTCATTATTATCGACATGATTTTGGAAAGCCAGATGAAAGACGAGGAGTCAGTAGAAACACAAGTTGGTATGGACATGCTGATGTTGATGTGTTACGGTGCTAAAGAAAGAACTGAGAAAGAATGGGCAAAGCTTTTCGAAGATGCTGGTTTCAGTGACTACAAAGTACTTCCAGTGTTGGGTGTGCGCTGTCTCATTGAG GTTGAGTATGGCTATGAAAATGGCGAAATAGCTTTCAAGGATGGAGCTCTAATTGCTGCTGATGCCATTCGCCATGCTACTGG GGTGTTTCTTGATCAAGTCAGCGTGGGAATGCTTGCGCTCCAGCAGGAATACAATGTTGGTTAA